In Zerene cesonia ecotype Mississippi chromosome 17, Zerene_cesonia_1.1, whole genome shotgun sequence, a single genomic region encodes these proteins:
- the LOC119833384 gene encoding cingulin-like codes for MSTSVKSIKDKPHAASSRITPRQTVASAARAARNATNRNLALPNTQRFSPARAPPSPATSKIKTAIPRSGKSDSKTELKVNKVREPEVVADSDIFFLHNKELVPEEAGKRIEEFESQDKINEITSEDVQNNLDPSDNESEEISRPQTPVLSNPQTPNTVSSRPQTPRLPSRPTTPAQSAQRNNTPYSRPNTPQKATSLMRPKTPSKLAPARPTTPIAYNLSRLPGKDDDIKATYVAKQKQFHRMKKELDLKQQALLEMFDHLRNLRERMINEGISAGGEGVSKLVLFNVADWTAEEITQLCRSAATSSITDGAVELFNTSVSIDEETLADVETRALNIPACFADLCLKAFTARQELIDWMKEYLEKEEDVDNIALDRIALYNNQGLQMCEALRDLKSRADEAVDTITVLSKRACRERATLLSVGESLVREVARLRHDLEERTTPKVDVTCNDTETAKILDETRKELEDERAAKGLLKEKLTTTESQLRQQRLRVSKMDRQLREAEASIASLTGTVKSLEDQSRQREVQLEARARKLKESLKTGEVASNHLAQQRDALQAEVADLTEQIKNMTSQHKTAIQEFNNKLKDLTITLEAERESSQREAELNNELRNTLTESQNTIEDLKAKIIELENSRPNPDLPTEREMDLWAELQATKDTLRIAEEEVIASKREKVRFLETLTKITEPENKMGLQQKLAAELLGKEEIISKMQTQLRDLTKNIKLNEQKVIQYEQYVRDLQAHNRAIANCQESPNGISYQDLQQEIMSLKMGLLEAVHRNEELSEMLAQKEQQLEQQDKTSRAQARVIKIREELINMLKNKETEQSRELAALQQDLEHRMKIVDDVNKQIAAKADEIQELFSTLETKQQQIHRLEKIVLALEEQQRRAQAQRTRHEEKIAALEHELAAGGNRKDKRFVFF; via the exons ATGTCTACTTCAGTAAAATCCATAAAAGATAAACCTC ATGCAGCATCGTCGCGTATCACACCAAGACAAACGGTTGCGTCAGCCGCGCGAGCCGCCCGAAATGCCACCAACAGAAACCTCGCTCTGCCCAATACTCAACGTTTCTCCCCAGCAAGGGCTCCACCGTCACCCGCTACTTCTAAG ATAAAAACCGCTATTCCACGCAGTGGCAAATCAGATTCAAAAACCGAACTTAAG GTAAATAAAGTCCGTGAACCAGAAGTTGTAGCAGATTCTGATATATTT TTTCTGCATAATAAGGAATTAGTCCCGGAAGAAGCAGGGAAACGAATTGAAGAATTTGAATCGCAAGACAAAATCAATGAAATTACATCAGAAGACGTTCAAAATAACCTTGACCCAAGTGATAACG AAAGTGAAGAAATATCGCGTCCACAAACGCCGGTGCTTAGTAATCCTCAAACACCAAACACCGTATCTAGCCGCCCACAAACCCCTCGTCTACCAAGCCGACCAACCACGCCCGCCCAATCAGCACAACGTAACAACACCCCATACAGCCGTCCCAATACCCCACAAAAAGCCACGTCATTAATGCGACCGAAAACTCCATCAAAACTTGCACCAGCTCGACCGACGACTCCGATAGCATATAATCTATCGAGATTACCCGGCAAAGACGATGATATCAAGGCTACGTACGTTGCAAAACAAAAGCAATTTCATCGAATGAAAAAGGAACTAGATTTAAAACag caaGCCCTATTAGAAATGTTTGACCATTTGCGCAATTTACGTGAGCGTATGATAAACGAGGGTATATCTGCTGGTGGAGAAGGAGTATCTAAATTGGTATTGTTCAATGTCGCTGATTGGACGGCTGAAGAAATAACCCAGCTCTGTCGAAGTGCTGCCACTTCTTCAATTACTGATGGGGCTGTTGAACTGTTCAATACAAGTGTTTCTATAG ATGAAGAAACGTTAGCCGATGTTGAAACCAGAGCTCTGAATATACCAGCTTGTTTTGCGGACTTGTGTTTGAAAGCATTTACAGCGCGACAGGAATTGATTGACTGGATGAAAGAATATTTAGAGAAAGAG GAAGATGTTGACAACATTGCATTAGACAGAATTGCTCTATACAATAATCAGGGGCTGCAAATGTGCGAAGCACTGCGTGATTTGAAGTCCCGTGCTGACGAGGCAGTGGATACTATCACAGTGCTTTCAAA ACGTGCATGCCGAGAAAGAGCTACACTATTATCTGTCGGAGAATCCTTAGTCAGAGAAGTAGCGCGCCTACGACATGATTTAGAGGAACGAACAACACCCAAAGTTGATGTGACATGTAACGACACCGAAACAGCAAAAATCCTGGat gAAACACGTAAAGAACTAGAGGATGAACGAGCAGCAAAAGGATTGTTAAAAGAGAAGCTCACTACGACTGAATCCCAATTACGACAGCAACGTTTAAGAGTATCTAAAATGGATCGTCAGTTGCGTGAAGCTGAAGCGAGCATTGCCAGCCTTACTGGCACCGTTAAAAGTCTGGAAGATCAG AGTCGTCAAAGAGAAGTGCAACTAGAAGCAAGAGCAAGAAAGTTGAAAGAGTCACTAAAGACGGGTGAAGTAGCGAGTAATCATTTGGCACAGCAACGAGACGCTCTTCAGGCCGa gGTCGCTGATTTAACAGAACAAATTAAGAACATGACATCTCAGCATAAAACAGCGATACAAgagtttaataataagttaaaagaTTTAACTATCACGTTAGAAGCAGAGCGGGAATCATCGCAAAGAGAAGCAGAACTTAATAACGAGCTTAGAAATACACTAACAGAAAGTCAAAATACCATAGAGGACCTTAAAGCCAAAATAATTGAACTTGAAAATAGTAGACCAAATCCTG ATTTGCCAACGGAGAGAGAAATGGATTTGTGGGCAGAACTTCAGGCAACCAAAGACACGTTACGCATAGCTGAGGAAGAAGTAATAGCATCTAAAAGAGAAAAAGTTCGCTTCTTGGAAACGCTTACTAAAATTaca GAACCGGAGAACAAAATGGGTCTTCAACAGAAACTGGCAGCTGAACTACTAGGGAAAGAAGAGATAATTAGTAAAATGCAAACACAGCTTAGAGATCTaaccaaaaatattaaactgaa tGAACAAAAAGTGATACAGTACGAACAATATGTACGAGATCTACAAGCTCACAACCGTGCCATCGCGAACTGTCAAGAATCACCCAACGGTATCAGTTACCAAGATTTACAACAAGAG ATAATGAGTTTGAAGATGGGTCTCCTTGAAGCAGTTCATCGCAATGAAGAATTATCAGAAATGTTGGCACAAAAGGAGCAGCAACTCGAACAACAGGACAAAACATCTCGTGCACAGGCAAGAGTCATCAAG ATCCGAGAAGAATTAATCAACATGCTGAAGAACAAGGAAACGGAGCAGAGTCGTGAGCTTGCTGCGTTACAGCAAGATTTGGAGCATCGAATGAAAATTGTAGACGAT GTGAACAAGCAGATCGCAGCCAAGGCAGATGAGATTCAAGAGCTGTTTTCCACATTGGAAACAAAACAGCAACAGATCCATCGGCTGGAGAAGATCGTTCTTGCTCTTGAGGAACAGCAACGGCGGGCTCAGGCGCAGCGGACGCGACACGAGGAAAAGATTGCTGCGCTGGAGCATGAGCTTGCCGCGGGGGGCAATAGAAAAGACAA gAGGTTCGTCTTCTTTTGA
- the LOC119833291 gene encoding splicing factor YJU2 — MSERKVLNKYYPPDFDPSKIPRMKLEKNRQYTVRLMAPFNMRCATCGEYIYKGKKFNARKEDVENEDYLGIRIYRFYIKCTRCLQEISFKTDPKNTDYEIEAGATRNFMALKLAEEQAKREEEEQKEEEANNPMKLLEYRTEQSRQEIELLESLEELKELNRRQRTVDYEGMLKQFQPETAEQRKAREEQEDNEFIKSVKFNNPSKHKVVAEEIIEDVNEDYEPIAKSIKTEVPAPKPVVAKKEAWNKSIGVISKKTPLANLVRSKKTETNTSVSEKEVQGSSNGSNSGKDSAQAKPSGLSLLADYSGSDSDS; from the exons ATGTCGGAAAGAAAAGTTTTGAAT AAATATTATCCACCGGATTTCGATCCATCTAAAATCCCTCGCATGAAATTAGAGAAAAATAGACAATACACCGTGCGGTTAATGGCTCCGTTCAATATGCGATGTGCTACTTGCGGCGAATACATTTATAAGGGAAAGAAATTTAACGCTCGAAAGGAAGATGTTGAAAATGAAGATTACTTGGGTATAAGGATATACAGATTCTATATAAAA TGTACTCGGTGTCTGCAAGAAATATCATTCAAGACAGATccaaaaaatacagattatgAAATAGAGGCTGGTGCAACCAGAAATTTCATGGCATTAAAATTGGCTGAAGAACAAGCTAAAAGGGAAGAAGAGGAGCAGAAAGAGGAAGAAGCCAATAATCCCATGAAATTATTAG AATACAGAACAGAACAGTCAAGGCAGGAAATTGAATTGTTGGAGAGTCTTGAAGAACTCAAAGAGTTGAATCGTCGACAGAGAACTGTAGATTATGAGGGAATGCTGAAACAGTTTCAGCCAGAAACAGCAGAACAGAGAAAAGCGAGGGAGGAACAAGAagataatgaatttataaa GTCAGTTAAATTCAACAATCCATCAAAGCACAAAGTAGTTGCAGAAGAAATTATCGAAGATGTTAATGAAGACTATGAACCAATTGCAAAGAGTATCAAAACTGAGGTGCCGGCTCCCAAGCCAGTAGTAGCCAAGAAGGAAGCCTGGAACAAAAGTATAGGTGTCATATCAAAGAAAACTCCTTTAGCTAATCTAGTGCGAAGTAAGAAAACAGAGACAAATACAAGTGTCAGTGAAAAAGAAGTGCAAGGTTCGTCAAACGGGTCTAATAGTGGTAAAGATAGTGCTCAAGCAAAGCCTTCAGGACTATCGTTATTAGCTGATTATTCAGGCAGTGACAGTGATTCATAG